In the genome of Plasmodium falciparum 3D7 genome assembly, chromosome: 2, one region contains:
- a CDS encoding RING zinc finger protein, putative, whose protein sequence is MKFGKNIRREMHNHSGMHYINYKVLKKLIKYINNSITEKELENGIELNKRFEEVLLHDLNIIEETFVKLFKEIMNIKKEIEKNYSTVEIVDNNDSMKISKECISFDTLLNILKEENVSKEFFNFCVQLSILSNKCKIIRTYVIYNYIGLIKILKKKNKHCGNIFRNIQITDILSRYTWCLSDELPKLISSVNIISDEFMQKYTNTNVTIEKYICPICLSLIHEPVTLNSCFHSFCWKCLATAIQKYSIDNCPSCRTKIVYDKNSFKIDGILNQFLEKHFLSSHDKEKNRPFKGGHQKGENGMQTMDTEAFKRENIKRYNGGGENIDRYNGGGENIDRYNGGGENIDRYNIEGENIDRYNVEGENIDRYNIEGENIDRYNVEKNHLIKKTNKNINISNNNKISFNYSNNYVLSNQVFENNKNKCVMNHNIYNIKDEEKQKVRGSTYTGSILSSSDSSNSNQNNYINFMYNKKGKDIIVPMTKMSSRLREYEILDDEYVDNIECLNKYVSVLNTNDVNIMDDRERECSDYSDEFCNEVSKDKINNNENNKMRQENNYNNIINDVLSYTFN, encoded by the coding sequence ATGAAGTTTGGTAAGAACATCAGAAGAGAGATGCATAACCACTCGGGTatgcattatataaattataaagttttaaaaaaattaataaaatatattaataatagtattaCTGAAAAGGAGTTAGAGAATGGGattgaattaaataaaagatTTGAAGAAGTTCTATTACatgatttaaatataatagaaGAGACATTTGTAAAGTTATTTAAAGagattatgaatataaaaaaagagatTGAAAAGAATTATAGTACAGTAGAAATAgttgataataatgacaGTATGAAGATTTCTAAAGAATGTATATCCTTTGAtactttattaaatatattaaaagaagaaaatgtttcaaaagaattttttaatttttgtgtTCAATTAAGTATACTTTctaataaatgtaaaattataagaacatatgttatatataattatataggattaataaaaatattaaaaaaaaaaaataaacattgtggtaatatatttagaaatatacaaataactGATATCTTGTCACGTTATACTTGGTGCCTGTCAGATGAATTACCAAAATTAATTTCTTCAGTTAATATTATCTCGGATGAGTTTATGCAAAAATATACGAATACAAATGTAActattgaaaaatatatatgcccCATTTGTTTATCTTTAATACATGAACCGGTTACTTTAAATTCATGCTTTCATTCCTTCTGTTGGAAATGCTTAGCTACAGCTATTCAGAAATATTCTATAGATAATTGTCCATCCTGTAGAACTAAAATtgtttatgataaaaattcttttaaaatagaTGGAATTTTAAACCAATTCTTGGAAAAGCATTTTCTGAGTTCacatgataaagaaaaaaatcgGCCCTTTAAAGGAGGTCACCAAAAAGGAGAAAATGGGATGCAAACAATGGACACGGAAGCGTTCAAGAgggaaaatataaagagGTACAATGGTGGGGGGGAAAACATCGACAGGTACAATGGTGGGGGGGAAAACATCGACAGGTACAATGGTGGGGGGGAAAACATCGACAGGTACAATATTGAGGGGGAAAACATCGACAGGTACAATGTTGAGGGGGAAAACATCGACAGGTACAATATTGAGGGGGAAAACATCGACAGGTACAATGTTGAGAAGAACCATCTTATAAAGAAGACAAATAAGAACATAAATATtagtaacaataataaaatatcattTAATTATTCAAACAATTATGTTTTATCAAATCAAGtgtttgaaaataataagaacaaATGTGTTATGAaccataatatttataatataaaagacgAGGAAAAACAAAAGGTACGAGGATCAACTTATACAGGTTCTATTTTATCCTCATCAGATTCTTCAAATAGcaatcaaaataattatataaattttatgtataacAAAAAAGGAAAGGATATTATAGTTCCTATGACAAAAATGAGTAGTAGGTTGAGAGAGTATGAAATACTAGATGATGAATATGTGGATAACATTGAATGTTTAAATAAGTATGTGTCTGTATTAAATACGAATGATGTAAATATTATGGATGATAGAGAAAGAGAGTGTAGTGATTATAGTGATGAATTTTGTAATGAAGTATCAaaggataaaataaataataatgagaataataaaatgaggcaagaaaataattataataatataataaatgacgTTTTGAGTTATACGTTTAATTAA
- a CDS encoding ATP-dependent RNA helicase UAP56: MASMDHNAQDELVDYEDDENILDSKDVKGNLGNNILNNNNKGGAMRGSYATVHTGGFKDFFLKPELLRAISESGFEHPSEVQQETIPAAITGTDILCQAKSGMGKTAVFVLSILQQLDTNENQDMQDTKEMNNDNNNNGDNKFVRCLGLAHTRELAYQIKNEFDRFSKYLKNVRCEVVYGGISMNKHIKLFKEDNIPHIIIGTPGRILALIREKYLITDKIQHFVLDECDKCLEKLDMRSDVQKIFISTPLKKQVMFFSATMAKEMRDVCKKFLQNPVEIFIDDEAKLKLHGLLQHYVKLQEKDKTRKLIEILDALEFNQVIIFVKSVTRAITLDKLLTECNFPSIAIHGGLEQQERIERYDKFKKFENRILVSTDLFGRGIDIERVNIVINYDMPENSDSYLHRVGRAGRFGTKGLAVTFVSSQEDTLALNEVQTRFEVAISEMPNKIDCNEYINQ; the protein is encoded by the exons atgGCTTCAATGGATCATAATGCTCAAGATGAATTAGTAGattatgaagatgatgaGAATATATTAGATAGTAAAGATGTTAAAGGGAATTTaggaaataatattttaaataataataataagggtGGAGCTATGAGAGGTAGTTATGCAACTGTGCATACAGGAGGATTtaaagatttttttttaaaaccaGAATTATTAAGAGCAATAAGTGAAAGTGGTTTTGAGCATCCTTCAGAGGTACAGCAAGAAACTATTCCCGCAGCAATTAcag GAACTGATATCCTTTGTCAGGCCAAGAGTGGTATGGGAAAAACAGCCGTTTTTGTTTTATCCATTTTACAACAGCTAGATACGAATGAAAATCAAGATATGCAGGACACGAAAGAAATGAATAAtgacaacaataataatggagACAATAAATTTGTTAGGTGTCTTGGTTTAGCACATACTCGAGAGTTGGCCTATCAAATAAAGAATGAATTCGATAGGTTtagtaaatatttaaaaaatgtaagaTGTGAAGTTGTATATGGAGGTATATCAATGAATAagcatataaaattatttaaagaagataatattccacatattattataggaACACCAGGAAGAATATTAGCCTTGATAAGAGAGAAGTATTTAATTACAGATAAAATTCAACATTTTGTATTAGATGAATGTGATAAATGTTTAGAAAAATTAGATATGAGAAGTGATGTTcagaaaatttttatatcaaCACCTTTAAAAAAACAAGTTATGTTTTTTTCAGCAACTATGGCTAAAGAAATGAGAGATGTGTGTAAAAAGTTTTTACAAAATCCAGTGGAAATTTTTATTGATGATGAAgcaaaattaaaattacaCGGATTATTACAACATTATGTTAAATTacaagaaaaagataaaacaAGGAAACTTATCGAAATATTAGATGCTTTAGAATTCAACCAAGTTATTATCTTTGTTAAATCAGTTACAAGAGCTATCACAttagataaattattaacaGAATGTAATTTCCCATCCATAGCTATCCATGGAGGTCTTGAACAACAAGAAAGAATAGAAAGATatgataaatttaaaaaattcgaAAATAGAATCCTAGTATCAACAGATCTATTCGGAAGAGGTATCGATATTGAAAGAGTTAATATTGTTATCAATTATGATATGCCAGAAAATTCAGACTCTTATTTACATAGAGTAGGACGTGCTGGAAGATTTGGTACCAAAGGTCTAGCCGTTACTTTTGTTTCTTCACAAGAAGATACTTTGGCATTGAATGAAGTCCAAACAAGATTTGAAGTTGCCATCTCAGAAATGCCAAATAAAATTGATTGTAATGAGTACATcaatcaataa
- a CDS encoding secretory complex protein 61 gamma subunit: MNVKIPEFLTDENHPVGYCVNGIQTFVEDSVRLIRKCTKPNKKEYTNIVYACSFGFLIMGFIGYIIKLVFIPINNIFVGSY, encoded by the coding sequence atGAATGTTAAAATTCCAGAATTTTTAACTGATGAAAATCACCCAGTAGGTTATTGTGTTAATGGTATACAAACTTTTGTTGAGGATAGCGTAAGGCTAATAAGGAAATGTACCAAGCccaataaaaaagaatatacaaACATAGTATATGCTTGCTCTTTCGGTTTTTTGATTATGGGATTTATtggatatataataaagctTGTATTTATTCCTATAAATAACATTTTTGTTGGATCTTATTAA
- a CDS encoding 60S ribosomal protein L37ae, putative, producing MSRRTKKVGLTGKYGTRYGSSLHCHKKNLCRNMEM from the exons ATGTCAAGAAGAACTAAAAAG gtCGGTTTAACAGGAAAATATGGTACCAGATACGGATCATCATTAC aCTGCCACAAAAAGAACTTGTGTAGGAATATggaaatgtaa
- a CDS encoding 60S ribosomal protein L37ae, putative codes for MSRRTKKVGLTGKYGTRYGSSLRKQIKKIELMQHAKYLCTFCGKTATKRTCVGIWKCKKCKRKVCGGAWSLTTPAAVAAKSTIIRLRKQKEEAQKS; via the exons ATGTCAAGAAGAACTAAAAAG gtCGGTTTAACAGGAAAATATGGTACCAGATACGGATCATCATTACGTAaacagataaaaaaaattgaattaaTGCAACATGCCAAGTATTTATGTACCTTCTGTGGAaag aCTGCCACAAAAAGAACTTGTGTAGGAATATggaaatgtaaaaaatgtaaaagaaaAGTTTGTGGAGGTGCTTGGAGTTTAACCACCCCAGCTGCTGTTGCTGCTAAATCAACGATTATTAGATtaagaaaacaaaaagaagaagCCCAAAAATCTTAA